The following proteins come from a genomic window of Chanos chanos chromosome 15, fChaCha1.1, whole genome shotgun sequence:
- the LOC115828392 gene encoding proteasome subunit beta type-6-like translates to MAAYMTANRPEYLSYNNDLVPDWESQEVSTGTTIMAVEFDGGVVIGADSRTTTGAYIANRVTDKLTPIHDSIFCCRSGSAADTQAIADAVTYQLGFHSIELDEPPLVLTAANLFKQLCYRYREELMAGILIAGWDKRRGGQVYTVPMGGMLVRQPVSVGGSGSSYIYGFMDSNYKPGMTKDECLRFVTKALTLAMERDGSSGGVARLAAITEAGLERSVVLGNKLPKFSSA, encoded by the exons ATGGCGGCTTACATGACCGCAAACCGTCCCGAATATTTATCTTATAACAATGATCTGGTACCAGACTGGGAAAGTCAGGAAGTCAGCACGGGG ACCACGATCATGGCAGTGGAGTTTGACGGAGGCGTGGTAATTGGAGCTGACTCCCGAACAACAACAGG GGCGTATATAGCTAACCGGGTGACAGACAAGCTAACTCCAATTCATGACAGCATCTTCTGCTGTCGCTCCGGCTCGGCGGCGGACACTCAGGCCATAGCGGATGCTGTTACGTACCAGCTGGGCTTCCACAG TATTGAGCTGGATGAGCCCCCATTGGTTCTGACGGCCGCCAATCTGTTTAAGCAGCTGTGCTATAGGTacagagaggagctgatggCTGGGATCTTAATAGCAGGGTGGGACAAAAGGAGGGGCGGACAG gtgtACACTGTGCCCATGGGAGGGATGTTGGTGAGACAGCCAGTGTCTGTTGGGGGGTCAGGCAGCTCCTATATCTATGGCTTTATGGACTCTAACTACAAGCCAGGCATGACCAAAGACGAGTGTCTGCGCTTCGTCACTAAGG CTTTGACGCTGGCGATGGAACGTGACGGGTCATCAGGGGGCGTGGCCAGACTGGCCGCCATTACAGAGGCGGGTCTTGAGAGGAGTGTGGTTCTGGGAAATAAGCTGCCCAAATTTTCCAGTGCTTAG